In Nothobranchius furzeri strain GRZ-AD chromosome 18, NfurGRZ-RIMD1, whole genome shotgun sequence, a single genomic region encodes these proteins:
- the ap5m1 gene encoding AP-5 complex subunit mu-1, protein MGLRVLWIISHEGGENASIRFSRRFPTVEHRARSLSGSSYVAVPEDSLILQPLLTELGISSSNKSYVAQRDDCIYRPRSPALELRLDGEKTLWPVLNISQGSLILACLPLVDVPSETRPPLSSLLSVSQGLTLLAGLQTFLLGSGGKPYGDGLISRLEMLPSALLQVCPLGTPLDVPLVGVPTTPAVPIPAGTQKQPAWKTGLHRGRAMVNVAVTETVRSMQYGNQSRQDLWDVYGTVTCKCEVEGVLPNVTVTLSLPPNGSPLQDILVHPCVTSLDSSILTSSSVDNLDGSAFSGPYKFPFSPPLEPFRLCSYTSQVPVPPILGLYQLKEEDNQLRLTASLKLHETVKNNFEYCEAHLPLFNRNQMGGADVKVSFGQVDVSKEKNLLVWALGQKFPKSREVSLEAKINFSGQSPGPCDPLCTGLTAYIKLHFKVPDMTLSGCSVDQHSVQVYSSSKPRIATSRELLCKEYYIWNSTGAAPVSGAQMTT, encoded by the exons ATGGGTTTACGTGTTTTGTGGATAATTTCTCACGAAGGGGGAGAAAATGCATCCATTCGCTTCTCAAG GAGGTTTCCTACAGTGGAGCACCGTGCTAGAAGCTTGTCTGGCTCTTCCTATGTAGCAGTCCCAGAGGACAGTCTgatcctccagcctctgctcacAGAGTTGGGAATTTCCAGCTCTAACAAGTCATATGTGGCTCAAAGAGATGATTGCATTTACCGTCCCCGATCACCAGCTCTGGAGCTGCGTCTGGATGGAGAGAAAACTCTTTGGCCTGTACTGAACATCTCTCAGGGGTCCCTCATTCTGGCTTGCTTGCCCTTAGTGGATGTCCCCTCTGAAACTCGGCCACCTCTGTCCAGTTTGTTGTCAGTGTCCCAGGGTCTCACACTCCTGGCAGGGCTGCAAACATTTCTTCTTGGCTCAGGAGGTAAACCTTATGGCGATGGGCTCATCTCTCGTCTGGAAATGTTGCCCTCTGCCCTCCTGCAGGTTTGTCCACTTGGCACGCCCCTTGATGTACCACTTGTGGGAGTACCCACTACACCAGCAGTGCCCATCCCCGCTGGCACCCAGAAGCAGCCAGCCTGGAAGACGGGCCTACACCGCGGCCGAGCCATGGTGAATGTAGCGGTGACTGAAACGGTGCGCTCTATGCAGTACGGTAACCAGAGCAGGCAGGACTTGTGGGATGTTTATGGCACTGTCACATGCAAA TGTGAAGTTGAAGGCGTGCTCCCAAATGTGACAGTGACCCTGTCCCTGCCTCCCAATGGCTCTCCACTGCAGGACATCCTGGTTCATCCCTGTGTGACCTCACTGGACTCTAGTATCTTGACTTCCAGCAGTGTTGATAATCTGGACGGCTCCGCTTTCTCTGGTCCTTATAAGTTCCCCTTCTCTCCTCCTCTGGAGCCCTTCCGACTCTGCAGCTACACTTCTCAG GTCCCTGTTCCCCCCATCCTAggtttgtatcagctgaaggaaGAAGACAACCAGCTGCGTCTCACAGCATCTCTCAAACTCCATGAAACTGTGAAGAACAACTTTGAATACTGTGAGGCTCACCTGCCTTTGTTCAACAG GAATCAAATGGGGGGTGCGGATGTGAAGGTAAGCTTTGGACAAGTAGACGTGTCGAAAGAGAAGAACCTGCTGGTCTGGGCTTTGG GCCAAAAGTTCCCAAAGTCTCGCGAGGTTTCGCTGGAGGCTAAGATCAATTTTTCTGGGCAGTCACCGGGACCTTGTGACCCTCTCTGCACAGGACTCACTGCCTACATTAAG TTACATTTTAAAGTGCCTGACATGACGCTGTCTGGGTGCAGCGTGGATCAGCATTCGGTTCAAGTGTATTCCTCCTCCAAACCTCGGATTGCAACAT CTCGCGAACTTCTTTGCAAAGAGTACTACATATGGAATTCAACAGGTGCTGCCCCGGTGTCCGGCGCACAGATGACCACGTAG